In Streptomyces sp. NBC_01551, one DNA window encodes the following:
- a CDS encoding GNAT family N-acetyltransferase, with translation MSRPGPTDDPAALSFRSAVEADVPELVKLVESAYRGEASRGGWTTEADYLDGRRTDEDGVRQVMAAPDGVLLAVERAGELVACCQLEHRGDHVYFGMFAVRPGLQGGGLGKEILAEAERRARETWGAEEMRMTVVNVREDLIAYYVRRGYRRTGELSPFPYGDERFGIPLRDDLAFELLVKSL, from the coding sequence ATGTCGCGCCCTGGACCCACCGACGACCCCGCTGCCCTGAGTTTCCGCAGCGCCGTCGAGGCGGACGTGCCCGAGCTGGTGAAGCTCGTCGAGTCCGCGTACCGCGGCGAGGCCAGCCGCGGCGGCTGGACCACGGAGGCGGACTACCTGGACGGCCGGCGCACCGACGAGGACGGCGTCCGCCAGGTCATGGCCGCCCCGGACGGCGTGCTGCTCGCCGTCGAGCGCGCGGGCGAGCTCGTCGCCTGCTGCCAGCTCGAACACCGCGGGGACCACGTCTACTTCGGCATGTTCGCCGTCCGCCCGGGGCTCCAGGGCGGCGGCCTCGGCAAGGAGATCCTGGCCGAGGCCGAGCGGCGCGCCCGCGAGACGTGGGGCGCCGAGGAGATGCGGATGACGGTGGTCAACGTCCGCGAGGACCTCATCGCCTACTACGTGCGCCGCGGCTACCGGCGCACCGGCGAGCTGAGCCCCTTCCCCTACGGCGACGAGCGCTTCGGCATCCCGCTCCGCGACGACCTGGCCTTCGAGCTGCTGGTCAAGTCGCTGTAG
- a CDS encoding DUF5134 domain-containing protein, whose amino-acid sequence MSLPAAVSSWLLVLVCAVSGAYCLGRVRRSGGAAPWEAGPEALMGFGMAVMAVPLGTGEGWRAPVFGVVFGVVFCAAALHAGWLLRGGIHHAHHLVGSLAMVYMALVPAAGHGSGGHGPGGHGAGLPLVTGTLLLYYAGYVVLGGARLVTAGGAATAPHPDTPHPGTPHPDTPRPGTPDAPAEMIRACRLAMGTGMLAMLSAM is encoded by the coding sequence ATGTCCCTGCCCGCCGCCGTCTCCTCCTGGCTGCTCGTGCTGGTGTGCGCGGTCAGCGGGGCGTACTGCCTCGGGCGGGTGCGCAGATCGGGCGGCGCGGCCCCCTGGGAGGCGGGCCCCGAGGCGCTGATGGGTTTCGGCATGGCGGTGATGGCGGTGCCGCTCGGGACCGGCGAGGGCTGGCGGGCGCCGGTGTTCGGGGTGGTGTTCGGGGTGGTGTTCTGCGCGGCCGCCCTGCACGCGGGGTGGCTGCTGCGGGGCGGGATCCACCACGCGCACCACCTGGTGGGCTCGCTGGCCATGGTCTACATGGCGCTCGTGCCGGCCGCGGGGCACGGGTCGGGCGGACACGGGCCGGGCGGGCACGGGGCCGGGCTGCCGCTGGTCACCGGCACCCTGCTCCTCTACTACGCGGGGTACGTGGTGCTGGGCGGGGCCCGGCTGGTCACGGCGGGCGGTGCGGCGACGGCCCCGCACCCGGACACCCCGCATCCGGGCACCCCGCATCCGGACACCCCGCGCCCGGGCACCCCGGACGCCCCCGCCGAGATGATCCGGGCCTGCCGACTGGCCATGGGCACGGGGATGTTGGCGATGCTGTCGGCCATGTGA
- a CDS encoding M56 family metallopeptidase, whose translation MMVSAALLMLGALTAVLAPRLLARAEWPEREPVVALWAWQCVVGAVLLCFALSMLLSAAAAWVAVRGPLFAAAPHGVVHAYGLGPREGGPWAAATALALAGGGLWTGAMLTREVLRARARKRAQGAELRFRAPLLPGEDPQGARLVVLEGPKPDAWWQPGATPQLVVTTAALDRLKGSQLDAVLAHEQGHVAARHDWLLHCSRALAGGFPQVPVFAAFEAEMHRLVELAADDVASRRYGRLTIALALVGLNEDRGVFGASPAPQAHVPQRVRRLLSAEPRLPAGRRLRLTALATLVPAVPLVVAFVPGLTALA comes from the coding sequence ATGATGGTCTCCGCCGCTCTCCTGATGCTCGGCGCACTGACCGCGGTGCTCGCCCCCCGCCTGCTCGCCCGGGCCGAGTGGCCCGAACGTGAACCCGTCGTCGCGCTGTGGGCCTGGCAGTGCGTGGTGGGCGCGGTGCTCCTGTGCTTCGCGCTGTCGATGCTGCTCAGCGCCGCGGCGGCTTGGGTCGCGGTGCGGGGTCCGCTGTTCGCCGCCGCCCCGCACGGGGTGGTGCACGCGTACGGGCTGGGTCCGCGGGAGGGCGGTCCGTGGGCCGCCGCCACGGCGCTCGCGCTGGCCGGTGGCGGGCTGTGGACCGGGGCGATGCTGACCCGCGAGGTACTGCGGGCGCGGGCCCGCAAGCGCGCCCAGGGGGCCGAACTCCGTTTCCGGGCCCCGCTGCTGCCCGGGGAGGATCCGCAGGGTGCGCGGCTCGTCGTACTGGAGGGGCCGAAGCCCGACGCGTGGTGGCAGCCGGGCGCGACACCGCAGCTGGTGGTCACGACGGCGGCGCTGGACCGGCTCAAGGGCAGCCAGCTGGACGCCGTGCTGGCGCACGAGCAGGGGCACGTGGCGGCGCGGCACGACTGGCTGCTGCACTGCTCGCGGGCGCTGGCCGGCGGGTTCCCGCAGGTGCCGGTGTTCGCGGCGTTCGAGGCGGAGATGCACCGGCTGGTCGAGCTGGCCGCCGACGACGTGGCCTCGCGGCGGTACGGGCGGCTGACCATCGCTCTGGCGCTGGTCGGGCTCAACGAGGACCGGGGCGTGTTCGGGGCCTCGCCGGCGCCGCAGGCGCACGTACCGCAGCGGGTGCGCCGGCTGCTGTCGGCCGAGCCCCGGCTGCCGGCGGGCCGGCGGCTGCGGCTGACGGCGCTGGCCACGCTGGTCCCGGCGGTACCGCTGGTGGTGGCCTTCGTGCCCGGTCTGACTGCCCTGGCCTAG
- a CDS encoding phosphatase PAP2 family protein, with product MRSDHVRWTGAGCALLAAVLTVLVVTGWEPVVSYDEQLARDLHASAVSHPGVTDLTRVLTDWVWDPWTMRALAALACFWSWQRGRGRAALRVAVAVLVASGVQQGLKALVDRERPVWSDPLDSAQYAAYPSGHAMTATVVCGLLLWLLPRSAPGTAGNLLARTAWAVAAVTVLGVGFTRLYLGVHWFSDVVAGWLLGVALVALAICLPDPGRRVRPASGCVPEPADRR from the coding sequence ATGCGCAGCGATCACGTCCGGTGGACCGGGGCCGGCTGCGCGCTGCTCGCGGCCGTCCTGACCGTCTTGGTCGTGACCGGCTGGGAGCCCGTCGTTTCCTACGACGAACAACTCGCGCGGGATCTGCACGCGAGCGCCGTCTCCCACCCCGGGGTCACCGATCTGACGCGGGTCCTGACCGACTGGGTCTGGGATCCCTGGACCATGCGAGCCCTCGCCGCCCTGGCCTGCTTCTGGTCGTGGCAGCGGGGGCGGGGCCGGGCGGCGCTGCGCGTCGCGGTGGCCGTCCTCGTGGCCTCGGGGGTGCAACAGGGGCTGAAGGCGCTGGTGGACCGGGAGCGCCCGGTGTGGTCGGACCCGCTGGATTCGGCGCAGTACGCCGCCTACCCCTCCGGCCACGCGATGACGGCGACGGTGGTGTGCGGGCTGCTGCTGTGGCTGCTCCCCCGCTCCGCGCCCGGGACGGCCGGGAACCTGCTTGCGCGGACGGCCTGGGCGGTGGCGGCGGTGACGGTGCTGGGGGTCGGCTTCACCCGGCTGTACCTCGGCGTCCACTGGTTCTCGGACGTGGTCGCGGGCTGGCTCCTGGGCGTGGCGCTGGTCGCCCTCGCGATCTGCCTCCCGGATCCCGGCCGGCGGGTACGCCCCGCGAGCGGATGCGTCCCCGAGCCCGCGGACAGACGCTGA